AGCCCGAAGTAGAGGACATAGAGCTGCAACAGCACCGGCGTTCCCCGCAGCAGCTCCACGTACAGCGTGGCCAGCCGGCCCAGCCACCGGGGCCCATAGAGCCGCACCAGCGCTAGCAGCAGCCCCAGCGGAACCGCCAGGGCCATGGCCCCCACCGAGACGAGCAGCGTCACCCCCGCGGCCTGGAGGAACATCACGGCGTGGCCCGCCTCCAGGGCCGGGGCCTGGGTGGAGGTCAGCACCTCGCGCGTCTGGGCCTCGGTCCACTCGGCCATGCGCTGCTGCGCCGCATTGTCGATGCGCCAGCGGCCCAGGATGGCGCGAAGCTCTCCCGAACGGGCGATGCGCCCCAGGGCCTCGTCCAGCGCCTGCCTCAGGTCCTCCTCGCCCTGCCGCACGGCGATGGCGTAGTAGCCCTCCCCCACCTCCCCCACGCTCCGGAGCGCCACCTTCGGCGTGCCGTAGCGCTGGGCGATGAGATCATCCATCAGCACCGCGTCCAGCCGCCCCTGCTCCAGGTCGATGTACGGCTCCTCGACGCCCTCGTAGGGAATGGCCTGGATGCCGCTGTTCAGCAGCAGGTCCCACGCCAGCGAGTTGGACAGGGTGCCCACGCGGCGGCCCCGCAGGGACTCCAGGCCCGTCACGGAGGCATCGTCCCGCCGGGCCATGAGCAGCAGGTGGAAGAGGTAGTAAGGCCGCGTGAAGAGCACCCGGCCCGCGCGGGCGGGGGTGATCTCCATGCCGTTCAGGGCCACGTCGAAGGAGCCGCCCCGCTCCAGGGCGGGGATGAGGTTGGACCAGTCGTTCTGGATCAGCTCCGCTCGGACGCCCAGCTCGCGCCCGAGCGCATCCGCCAGCTCCACCTCGAAGCCCCGGTACTGGCCAGGCCGCGAGGGGTCCTCCATGGCATAGGGCTCCCCACCCTGCGCATCCGCGCCCCAGCGAAGGACGCCCGCGCGCCGCACCCGCTCCAGCGCCGGGCCCGTCTCCGGCTGGCAGGCACTCAGCACCCCGAGCACCAGCACCAGCGGCCAGCATCGACTCCAGCGAGGGCAAGCGCTCACGAGGCGGACAGTCTCCCGGGCGAGAGGGGTGCCCACGGTGTGGGACGCCTTCCTCGTAGCCGGTGAGGCCGAAAAACAAAAGAGGATCGGGCTGAAAGCCCCTCCGTTCCGGTGTAAGTCCGAGGGACTTCACCACGAGGACTCCCAGCATGGCGCCCTTCGGCATCGATGTGGAACCGGGCGAAGCCGGTCTGAACGCGGCACAGCTCCGCCGCCTGGATGCGCACCTGCGGCGGTACGTCGATGACGGGCGGCTCACGGGCTGCCAGGTCATGGTCTCCCGGCACGGCAAGGTCGCGCACCTGACCTCGTACGGCCTCGCCGACAAGGAGGCGAACCGCCCCGTCGGCGTGGACACCGTCTGGCGCATCTACTCCATGACGAAGCCCATCACCTCCGTCGCGGCGATGATGCTGTGGGAGGAAGGGGCCTTCGAGCTGTCGGATCCCGTCAGCCGGTGGCTGCCCGAGTTCGCCGCGCCGCGCGTGTACACCGGCGGCAACGCGGCCAAGCCCGTCACCGTGCCCGCCCTCGAGCCCATCCGCGTGTGGCACCTGCTGACCCATACCGCCGGGTTCACCTACGGCTTCCACCGGGTCAACGTCACCGATGAGCTCTACCGGCTCCGGGGCTTCGAGGTCAGCGTGCCCGAGGGGATGGACCTGGCCGCGTGCGTCCGCGCCTGGGCCGAGCTTCCGCTCACGTTCCAGCCCGGCGCGGAGTGGAACTACTCGGTGGCCACGGACGTGCTGGGGCGGCTCGTGGAGGTCATCTCCGGCCAGAGCCTCGATGTCTTCTTCGCCGAGCGCATCCTCAAGCCCCTGGGGATGACGGACACCGCCTTCTGGTGCCCTCCGGAGCAGCACGCCCGGCTGGCCGCGCTGTACGGCGTAACCCCGGGGCGCCCCACGCCCGTGCGCATCGAGGCCATCGGCAAGGCCGCGATGAGCCGCCCCTCCTGGCTGTCGGGCGGAGGCGGCCTGGTCTCGACGGTGCGGGACTACACGCGCTTCACGTGGATGCTGCTGAACGGCGGGGCGCTCGACGGCGTGCGGCTGCTCTCCCCGAGAACCGTGGCGTACATGACCCGCAACCACCTGCCGGGAGGGGCGGACCTCGCCACCTTTGGCCGGCCGCTCTTCGCCGAGACGCGGTTCGATGGGGTGGGATTCGGGCTGGGCTTCGGCGTCGTGCTGGATCCCGTCGCCCACCGCACCCTCACGAGCCCCGGCGAGTACCACTGGGGCGGCATGGCGAGCACCGCGTTCTGGGTGGACCCCGCCGAGGGCCTGAGCGTCGTGTTCATGACCCAGTTGATGCCCTCCAGCGCTTATCCCATCCGCTCCCAGTTGCGGCAGCTCATCTACCCCGCGCTCATCGACTGAAAGGGCGGCTCAGGGGCAGAAATAGCCGTCCGTCACCCAGCCCCGGCGGTTGATGTCTCCGTAGGCGAAGCCGTAGACAGAACCTCCCGAGCGGCGCT
Above is a window of Stigmatella erecta DNA encoding:
- a CDS encoding ABC transporter substrate-binding protein/permease, which codes for MSACPRWSRCWPLVLVLGVLSACQPETGPALERVRRAGVLRWGADAQGGEPYAMEDPSRPGQYRGFEVELADALGRELGVRAELIQNDWSNLIPALERGGSFDVALNGMEITPARAGRVLFTRPYYLFHLLLMARRDDASVTGLESLRGRRVGTLSNSLAWDLLLNSGIQAIPYEGVEEPYIDLEQGRLDAVLMDDLIAQRYGTPKVALRSVGEVGEGYYAIAVRQGEEDLRQALDEALGRIARSGELRAILGRWRIDNAAQQRMAEWTEAQTREVLTSTQAPALEAGHAVMFLQAAGVTLLVSVGAMALAVPLGLLLALVRLYGPRWLGRLATLYVELLRGTPVLLQLYVLYFGLAGVLRLDALSAAILGLGLNYAAYEAEIYRGGVLAVPRGQMEAALALGMNLPLALRRVVVPQAFRVALPGVTNDFIALLKDSSLVSVISVVELTKRMTIVSVDVRSWLVPGVLCAALYLAMSYPLSLLARRFEAKLERA
- a CDS encoding serine hydrolase domain-containing protein produces the protein MAPFGIDVEPGEAGLNAAQLRRLDAHLRRYVDDGRLTGCQVMVSRHGKVAHLTSYGLADKEANRPVGVDTVWRIYSMTKPITSVAAMMLWEEGAFELSDPVSRWLPEFAAPRVYTGGNAAKPVTVPALEPIRVWHLLTHTAGFTYGFHRVNVTDELYRLRGFEVSVPEGMDLAACVRAWAELPLTFQPGAEWNYSVATDVLGRLVEVISGQSLDVFFAERILKPLGMTDTAFWCPPEQHARLAALYGVTPGRPTPVRIEAIGKAAMSRPSWLSGGGGLVSTVRDYTRFTWMLLNGGALDGVRLLSPRTVAYMTRNHLPGGADLATFGRPLFAETRFDGVGFGLGFGVVLDPVAHRTLTSPGEYHWGGMASTAFWVDPAEGLSVVFMTQLMPSSAYPIRSQLRQLIYPALID